A window of Apium graveolens cultivar Ventura chromosome 8, ASM990537v1, whole genome shotgun sequence contains these coding sequences:
- the LOC141677344 gene encoding uncharacterized protein LOC141677344 — MALEWVVLGYAAGAEAVMVLLLTIPGLSGLRKGLVAVTKNLLKPFLSVVPFCLFLLMDIYWKYETRPSCESSESCTPTEYLRHQKSIMKSQRNALLIASALLFYWLLFSITRLVVKIEELNQRVEKLKNSE, encoded by the coding sequence ATGGCATTAGAGTGGGTGGTTCTCGGCTACGCCGCCGGCGCCGAAGCCGTGATGGTGCTGCTCTTAACAATCCCCGGTCTCTCCGGCCTCCGTAAAGGTCTCGTCGCCGTCACGAAGAATCTCCTCAAGCCTTTTCTCTCTGTCGTGCCGTTCTGTTTGTTTCTTCTTATGGATATTTACTGGAAATACGAGACTCGGCCGAGTTGTGAATCGTCCGAGTCGTGCACGCCGACTGAGTACTTGAGGCATCAGAAATCGATCATGAAGAGTCAGCGTAATGCGCTGTTGATTGCATCGGCGTTGTTGTTTTACTGGCTTTTGTTTTCGATTACACGGTTGGTTGTGAAGATTGAGGAGCTGAATCAGCGTGTTGAGAAATTGAAGAATTCGGAGTGA
- the LOC141677343 gene encoding plasmodesmata-located protein 7-like, producing the protein MSSEAFSPYIFLITVSFLASLSTSNSIDSVIYGGCSQIKYAVASPYQSNVNSLLSSLVNSASISKFNNFKVSLPGSSPYDVVYGLFQCRGDLSASGCRDCVSHSVSRLGNLCPGVTGGVLQLDGCLVKYDNVSFVGVEDKAVVFKKCGPSNGYDPDLLNHRDAVLGYLTGVGQYFRAGGSGKVQGVAQCVQDLSINECQDCLGEATESLKTECASASWGDMFLAKCYARYSDHAHHLRNDDPNELTDKTLAILIGLITGVILIIILLSGFSRLCDDQNDGK; encoded by the exons ATGTCCTCTGAAGCTTTCTCTCCTTACATTTTTCTCATCACCGTCTCGTTTCTGGCAAGCCTGTCGACTTCGAATTCCATCGATTCTGTAATTTATGGTGGATGTTCTCAGATCAAATACGCTGTCGCGTCGCCTTACCAATCAAACGTTAACTCACTCCTCTCTTCCCTTGTAAACTCCGCTTCCATTTCAAAATTCAACAATTTTAAAGTCTCTCTTCCAGGCTCATCACCTTACGATGTTGTCTACGGCCTATTCCAATGTCGTGGCGACCTCAGTGCCTCTGGCTGCAGAGACTGTGTCTCCCACTCAGTCAGTAGACTTGGCAACCTCTGCCCTGGAGTAACCGGTGGCGTTTTGCAGCTCGACGGATGTTTAGTCAAGTACGATAACGTCTCATTCGTAGGCGTGGAGGACAAGGCTGTAGTGTTCAAAAAATGTGGTCCATCGAACGGGTATGATCCGGACTTATTAAACCACCGCGATGCTGTGTTAGGTTATCTAACCGGAGTGGGACAATATTTCCGAGCTGGTGGATCCGGGAAGGTACAAGGCGTGGCACAATGTGTACAAGATTTAAGTATTAACGAGTGCCAGGATTGTCTTGGAGAAGCCACGGAATCACTAAAAACCGAGTGTGCCTCAGCCTCGTGGGGCGATATGTTCTTAGCTAAGTGCTACGCTCGCTACTCTGATCATGCTCACCACTTGAGAAATGATG ATCCTAATGAATTGACGGATAAGACGCTAGCAATTCTTATCGGACTCATAACTGGTGTCATTCTGATCATTATTCTTTTATCTGGCTTCAGTAGACTCTGCGATGATCAGAACG ATGGTAAATAG
- the LOC141678444 gene encoding sugar carrier protein C-like, which translates to MTGGGAVSSSNGKVYPGKLTTRVVVACIVAAMGGMIFGYDLGVSGGVTSMDSFLEQFFPSVYRKQMADDSTNQYCKFDSQILTTFTSSLYVTALLSSLFAASWVTRRLGRKLSMLVGGFLFCVGALINGLAQNIAMLIVGRILLGFGIGFGNQAVPLYLSEMAPSKYRGALNFCFQLSITLGILIANLVNYWFAQIEGGWGWRLSLGGAIVPALFMIVGSLFLPETPNSLIEMGKQDQAKAELLKIRGVDNVDEEFEDLVAASEASKKVEHPWRNLLQRKYRPHLVMAILIPFFQQITGINVIMFYAPVLFRTIGFGSSASLTSAVITGLVNVIATFVAIYVVDKFGRKVLFYEGGIQMIICQVIVAILIGKEFGISGDSDNLSKGYAIAIVAFICIYVAGFAWSWGPLGWLVPSEIFPLEIRSAAQSITVSVNMFFTFVIAQLFLMMLCRMKFGLFVFFAFFVVVMTMFVHYLLPETKGIPIEDMAMVWKSHAFWKRFVNDDVDNEKPKKCSP; encoded by the exons ATGACGGGCGGTGGTGCTGTAAGCTCTAGCAACGGAAAAGTATATCCAGGAAAGCTCACCACACGTGTTGTGGTAGCATGCATTGTTGCTGCTATGGGTGGAATGATTTTCGGTTATGATCTTGGTGTATCTG GCGGGGTGACGTCGATGGATTCGTTCTTGGAACAGTTCTTTCCATCTGTATATCGGAAACAAATGGCTGACGATTCGACCAATCAGTACTGCAAATTTGATAGTCAGATACTGACGACGTTCACTTCATCATTATACGTAACAGCTCTATTGTCATCTCTTTTTGCGGCTTCTTGGGTCACACGAAGGCTTGGTCGAAAACTATCTATGCTTGTGGGTGGTTTTCTTTTCTGTGTTGGTGCTCTCATTAATGGTCTTGCTCAGAATATTGCCATGCTCATTGTTGGCAGGATTTTACTTGGTTTCGGTATTGGATTTGGAAATCAG GCAGTGCCACTGTACCTCTCCGAAATGGCACCGTCCAAGTACAGAGGAGCCCTCAATTTTTGCTTTCAATTATCAATCACTCTAGGTATCCTCATAGCAAATCTTGTGAACTATTGGTTTGCACAGATTGAAGGAGGTTGGGGATGGCGTTTGAGTTTAGGAGGAGCGATTGTTCCTGCTCTGTTCATGATTGTTGGATCATTGTTTCTCCCTGAAACTCCTAACTCATTGATTGAAATGGGGAAGCAAGATCAGGCTAAAGCAGAATTACTGAAAATTCGTGGTGTCGATAATGTTGACGAGGAGTTTGAAGATCTTGTTGCAGCGAGCGAAGCATCTAAGAAAGTGGAGCATCCTTGGAGAAACCTCTTGCAACGAAAGTATAGGCCACACCTTGTAATGGCTATACTTATTCCATTCTTTCAACAAATTACTGGCATTAATGTTATCATGTTCTATGCCCCAGTTCTGTTTAGAACTATTGGTTTCGGGAGTAGCGCCTCTCTTACATCTGCTGTGATCACTGGTTTAGTAAATGTGATTGCAACTTTTGTGGCTATATATGTTGTTGATAAGTTTGGCAGGAAAGTTCTTTTCTATGAAGGAGGTATTCAGATGATTATATGCCAG GTTATTGTTGCAATTCTTATTGGCAAAGAATTTGGAATATCCGGCGACAGTGATAATTTATCCAAGGGGTATGCTATTGCTATTGTGGCTTTCATATGCATATATGTGGCTGGATTTGCCTGGTCTTGGGGGCCTCTAGGCTGGTTAGTACCAAGTGAGATTTTTCCACTCGAAATTCGATCGGCCGCACAAAGTATCACAGTTTCAGTGAACATGTTTTTCACATTTGTCATTGCTCAACTCTTTTTGATGATGCTCTGTCGGATGAAATTTGGCCTTTTCGTGTTCTTTGCATTCTTCGTCGTAGTAATGACCATGTTCGTGCACTACTTGTTGCCTGAGACTAAAGGTATTCCTATCGAAGATATGGCAATGGTATGGAAGTCACATGCATTCTGGAAAAGGTTCGTGAATGATGATGTCGATAATGAGAAGCCCAAAAAATGCTCTCCGTGA
- the LOC141680584 gene encoding uncharacterized protein LOC141680584 — MKEEKWSITKSLSLTKKNAIYSDRGWGFGMAPRIPGGLTVHDYHGLLRSQEEEIHTGGIWERKPVYYFMDPYFMVLGKGHVKKIRKSSRIGGDTLQRAWNKALCSFIDFATATVGPSVLEADYIFIPCCVGDVHWVLFMFGTRRFEGLIIDSMNYEPDYREDIRVVSWLLSRLLHMIHPVEGCDPTSAEVLALPSRPKQRNSNDCGIYVMKYMDYFTQGYDLAEVLNWSQEEIDTFRYRIARELQLGKARGIPGIRMRRRHEAS; from the exons ATGAAAGAAGAGAAGTGGAGTATCACTAAGAGTCTCAGCttgacaaagaagaatgctaTATATTCAGATCGGGGATGGGGATTTGGGATGGCGCCGAGGATTCCCGGTGGTCTTACTGTTCATGACTATCAC GGATTGCTAAGGAGTCAGGAGGAGGAGATTCACACTGGAGGTATATGGGAGAGGAAACCCGTCTATTACTTCATGGATCCCTACTTCATGGTACTTGGGAAAGGACATGTGaagaaaatcagaaaatcatCGAGGATAGGTGGAGATACATTGCAGAGGGCATGGAATAAAGCATTATGTAGTTTTATTGATTTTGCCACTGCTACTGTTGGTCCTTCTGTTCTCGAGGCGGACTACATATTCATCCCATGTTGTGTCGGAGATGTGCATTGGGTTTTGTTCATGTTCGGTACTAGACGATTTGAAGGTCTTATCATAGATTCAATGAATTACGAGCCGGATTATCGTGAGGATATACGAGTGGTG TCATGGTTGTTGTCGAGGCTATTGCATATGATACATCCAGTCGAGGGGTGTGACCCTACTTCAGCCGAGGTCCTAGCTCTACCGTCCAGACCAAAGCAACGAAACTCCAATGATTGCGGTATTTATGTGATGAAATATATGGACTACTTCACACAAGGATATGACTTAGCTGAGGTACTGAATTGGTCGCAAGAGGAGATTGATACTTTTAGATATCGGATAGCCAGGGAGCTTCAGCTAGGGAAGGCAAGGGGGATTCCCGGGATTCGTATGCGTAGACGTCACGAAGCTTCGTAG
- the LOC141680583 gene encoding protein FAR1-RELATED SEQUENCE 5-like, with amino-acid sequence MKKKAIDHSLHLHDLNTSEEPKTPVYVENDDFVDRNEEFINLDGDLVDVEDENDENEVENDSYNVEASHRNKDNEIYGRLYVCRLYGKSVVAESSQNKRRREVLPKSEYKVRRMYVNYQKKKRHWEVTSLELVHNHGLVSPSKMNLVQRKRHVNTATRSLIKTLYGSGVRNCQVMNVIGNIHGGNDKVGFNVQHVRNMLRDERKKRFEISDVQAGLDLLHRLNEESGSKYFIRTEVDEENRLKCLVWIGLRCIMAYQNFGDVMAFDITYRTNRYAMPFVPFTGVNHHYQSVIFGFALMRDEHASTFE; translated from the exons ATGAAAAAAAAGGCTATTGATCATAGTTTACATCTACATGATTTAAATACTAGTGAAGAACCTAAAACCCCTGTATATGTTGAAAATGATGATTTTGTAGATAGAAATGAggaatttattaatttagatgGCGATTTGGTTGATGTTGAAGATGAAAATGATGAAAATGAGGTTGAAAATGATAGTTATAATGTTGAGG CTAGCCATCGTAATAAAGACAACGAGATATATGGTCGTTTATATGTTTGTAGGCTTTATGGAAAAAGTGTCGTCGCCGAGAGTAGTCAAAACAAACGGCGTAGAGAGGTTCTTCCTAAAAGTGAGTACAAGGTGAGGAGGATGTAtgtcaattatcaaaagaaaaaacgTCATTGGGAGGTAACTAGCCTTGAATTGGTACACAACCACGGTCTTGTTTCCCCTAGTAAGATGAATTTGGTACAACGAAAAAGACATGTCAACACCGCGACCCGTAGTTTGATTAAAACGCTTTATGGTTCGGGGGTTCGTAATTGTCAAGTGATGAATGTGATTGGTAACATTCATGGAGGTAATGATAAAGTTGGTTTCAATGTTCAacatgttaggaatatgttaagAGACGAGAGGAAGAAAAGGTTTGAGATTAGTGACGTCCAAGCGGGGTTGGACTTGTTGCATAGGTTGAATGAAGAAAGTggttctaaatattttattaggaCCGAAGTCGATGAAGAGAATCGCTTGAAGTGTCTAGTATGGATTGGTCTGAGATGTATAATGGCCTACCAAAATTTTGGCGATGTTATGGCTTTTGATATCACTTATCGGACAAATAGGTATGCAATGCCATTTGTCCCATTTACCGGAGTCAATCATCATTATCAATCGGTAATTTTCGGGTTTGCATTGATGCGGGATGAACACGCGTCGACTTTTGAGTGA